From the genome of Fusobacterium varium, one region includes:
- the yhbU_2 gene encoding Uncharacterized protease yhbU precursor, with product MKIVAPAGNMERFYAAVKAGAQEIYMGLKGFGARRNAENFTLEEYKEALDYAHKRGVRIFLTLNTIMMEKEMDFLYENLKVLYEHGLDAVIVQDLGYFRYMKENFPDMEYHGSTQMTVGNHIEAEYLRKIGFKRVVLPREMTFEEIKKLEKIQV from the coding sequence ATGAAAATAGTAGCTCCAGCAGGAAATATGGAGAGATTTTATGCTGCTGTGAAAGCAGGAGCCCAAGAAATATATATGGGATTAAAAGGATTTGGAGCAAGAAGAAATGCTGAAAATTTCACACTGGAAGAATATAAGGAAGCTCTTGATTATGCTCATAAAAGAGGAGTGAGGATATTCCTTACACTAAATACAATAATGATGGAAAAAGAAATGGATTTTCTTTATGAAAATTTGAAAGTGTTGTATGAACATGGACTTGATGCTGTTATTGTTCAAGATTTAGGATATTTTAGATATATGAAAGAGAATTTTCCAGACATGGAGTATCATGGAAGCACTCAAATGACAGTAGGCAATCATATAGAAGCTGAGTATCTAAGAAAAATAGGTTTTAAAAGAGTGGTTCTTCCAAGAGAAATGACATTTGAAGAGATAAAAAAATTAGAGAAAATACAAGTATAG
- the purP_2 gene encoding Probable adenine permease PurP, with product MDFLEKQFKLKEHGTDIKTEVLAGITTFATMAYVLATVPSMMGAAGFSKAAVLTMVIILCAVTSTVMGFVTNRPFVLGPGLGSVGVYAITMIVGEEMSPAVASGVIFWEGILFVIISFVGLRDIIVKLIPLSIKISISAGIGLFISLLGFKNAGIIVANAKKNVLGFGDLTSPTAILAVIGLIILLILEIRKINGGVILAIILTTIIGIPLGVTKIPATIFAAPGSISEMAFNIDIIGALNIKYIPFLFALFIPDFFSTFGTVIGVGAKAGLLDKNGNLPGIEKCFYVDSISTVLGSFFCMPCMTTYLESASGVEAGGKTGLTSLSTSVVFLLMFLITPLALMIPAAATAPTLMLIGVKMLSGMRNINYDDATECIPAFLSVALTIFTFNVANGISAAIIVYVILKVASGRSKEVPATMYPFAAVLCYYFYTLTI from the coding sequence ATGGATTTTTTAGAAAAGCAATTTAAGTTGAAAGAACATGGAACAGATATAAAAACTGAAGTATTGGCTGGAATAACAACTTTTGCTACAATGGCATATGTACTTGCAACTGTACCATCTATGATGGGGGCAGCAGGATTTAGCAAGGCAGCAGTTCTTACTATGGTTATAATTTTGTGTGCTGTGACATCTACAGTTATGGGATTTGTAACTAACAGACCATTTGTATTGGGACCAGGTCTTGGAAGTGTAGGAGTATATGCTATTACAATGATAGTTGGAGAGGAAATGTCCCCAGCAGTTGCTTCAGGAGTTATTTTCTGGGAGGGGATACTTTTTGTTATTATTTCCTTTGTAGGACTTAGAGATATTATTGTAAAACTTATTCCTTTAAGTATAAAAATATCTATTAGTGCAGGTATAGGATTATTTATATCTTTGCTCGGTTTTAAAAATGCTGGAATAATAGTTGCAAATGCAAAGAAAAATGTACTTGGATTTGGAGATCTAACAAGCCCAACAGCAATTCTCGCAGTAATAGGGCTTATTATACTTTTAATTCTTGAGATAAGAAAAATAAATGGAGGAGTAATTCTTGCTATAATACTTACTACTATTATAGGAATACCTCTAGGAGTTACAAAAATACCAGCTACTATTTTTGCAGCACCAGGAAGTATTTCAGAAATGGCTTTTAATATTGATATAATAGGGGCATTAAATATAAAATATATTCCATTTTTATTTGCTCTTTTTATACCTGATTTTTTCTCTACATTTGGAACTGTTATAGGTGTAGGAGCGAAAGCTGGTCTTTTAGATAAAAATGGTAATCTTCCTGGAATAGAAAAATGTTTTTATGTAGATTCAATATCTACTGTATTAGGAAGTTTTTTCTGTATGCCTTGTATGACTACATACTTGGAATCTGCAAGTGGAGTAGAAGCAGGAGGAAAAACTGGACTTACTTCTCTATCTACTTCAGTAGTATTTTTACTTATGTTTCTGATTACACCTTTAGCACTTATGATACCAGCAGCAGCAACTGCTCCAACATTGATGCTTATTGGGGTAAAAATGCTTAGTGGAATGAGAAATATAAATTATGATGATGCAACAGAATGTATTCCAGCATTTTTGTCAGTAGCTTTAACAATATTTACTTTTAATGTTGCAAATGGAATATCAGCAGCAATAATAGTTTATGTAATATTAAAAGTAGCAAGTGGAAGAAGTAAGGAAGTGCCAGCAACTATGTATCCATTTGCAGCAGTTCTTTGCTACTACTTCTATACACTGACAATATAG
- a CDS encoding putative protease, whose amino-acid sequence MSSFIGSRSGNRGMCAQPCRKEYTDSKGNKGYFLSPKDQLLGYDEIQKLKEIGIESIKIEGRMKDPNYVFETVEYYHQMINEKEVEERVSEVFNRGYSKGYFNGADTSLINKNYSYNLGKEIGLIFGKELKLKDRVVLGDGIIYLSKDFEKLGGGYLNKIEVKGSKELRKSAEAGETIFLKDVPRGSKYIFRSFAKEVNDDIENKLKKYDQKLDITGEFFGNLGEKPLLKLEAVNNQGKKIQVEKVGENEVEAAVKKAATPEEIIEKLKESGESTFNITEIECHISEGIFLPVSVIKSLRRAATAELEKFIVESYRRKSGKRYQLPYEEDTEREIILSVITSNTAQEKIVKEYGIEKIYRRGYDIAREGMLKEQNLDSKLASNLYQLIKNKNNDVTVNWNLNISNRYTIEELAKLGKAETVILSPEISFEKIKEIGKTSLRKAILGYSKLKGMYVEIALFDKNREVLENSEGNRFTVIKNSIGNSEIFFERPLNILNDMEKMKKLCIDEIVIEFTTETPEEVREVLNNIKTRSGIYRAFNYERGVY is encoded by the coding sequence ATGAGTAGCTTTATAGGAAGCAGAAGTGGAAATAGAGGTATGTGTGCACAGCCTTGTAGAAAAGAGTATACTGACAGCAAGGGAAATAAGGGATATTTTTTAAGTCCTAAAGATCAATTGTTAGGGTATGATGAAATTCAAAAGTTAAAAGAGATAGGGATAGAAAGTATAAAAATAGAAGGAAGAATGAAAGATCCTAATTATGTATTTGAAACTGTTGAATATTATCATCAAATGATAAATGAAAAAGAAGTAGAAGAGAGAGTATCGGAAGTATTTAATAGAGGGTATAGCAAAGGATATTTTAATGGAGCTGATACATCTCTTATCAACAAAAACTACTCATATAATTTAGGTAAAGAGATAGGATTGATATTTGGAAAAGAATTGAAACTTAAAGATAGAGTTGTTTTAGGAGATGGAATAATATATCTTTCTAAAGATTTTGAAAAACTTGGTGGAGGATATCTGAATAAAATAGAAGTGAAGGGGTCAAAAGAACTTAGAAAATCAGCTGAAGCTGGAGAAACTATTTTTTTAAAAGATGTTCCAAGGGGAAGTAAATATATATTTAGAAGTTTTGCTAAAGAAGTGAATGATGATATCGAAAATAAATTAAAAAAATATGATCAAAAACTTGATATAACAGGAGAATTTTTTGGAAATTTAGGTGAAAAACCTTTATTAAAACTAGAAGCTGTAAATAATCAAGGTAAAAAGATACAAGTGGAAAAAGTTGGAGAAAATGAAGTTGAAGCAGCAGTTAAAAAAGCAGCAACACCAGAAGAAATAATAGAAAAATTGAAAGAATCTGGAGAGAGTACATTCAATATAACTGAAATAGAATGTCATATATCTGAAGGAATATTTCTTCCTGTATCTGTAATAAAATCTTTAAGAAGAGCAGCAACAGCAGAATTAGAAAAATTTATTGTAGAGAGTTATAGAAGAAAATCAGGAAAAAGATATCAGCTTCCTTATGAAGAAGATACAGAAAGAGAGATTATTTTATCTGTAATAACTTCAAATACTGCACAGGAAAAAATAGTAAAAGAATATGGAATAGAAAAAATATATAGAAGAGGATATGATATAGCTCGTGAAGGAATGTTAAAAGAGCAGAATTTAGATAGCAAGTTAGCCTCTAATCTATATCAACTCATCAAAAATAAAAATAATGATGTAACTGTAAACTGGAATTTGAATATATCTAATAGATATACTATTGAAGAGTTAGCTAAACTAGGAAAAGCTGAAACTGTAATACTTTCTCCTGAAATAAGTTTTGAAAAAATAAAGGAAATAGGTAAGACAAGTTTAAGAAAAGCTATATTAGGATATTCAAAATTAAAGGGAATGTATGTTGAAATTGCTCTTTTTGACAAAAATAGAGAAGTACTAGAAAATAGTGAAGGAAATAGATTTACTGTTATTAAAAATAGTATAGGAAACAGTGAAATATTTTTTGAAAGACCTTTGAATATTTTGAATGATATGGAGAAAATGAAAAAACTATGTATTGATGAAATAGTCATAGAATTTACAACTGAAACACCAGAAGAAGTTAGAGAGGTTCTTAATAACATAAAAACAAGATCAGGAATATACAGAGCATTTAACTATGAAAGAGGGGTGTATTAA
- the adeC_2 gene encoding Adenine deaminase: MIPGLIDIHMHIESSMMTPAPFCHQLAKNGVTTIVAEPHEIANVFGDRGIYAMIEAENNIDTSIFYGIPSSVPSTSEELETTGAIIDCEGMKKIAENPKVICVGEVMNYRKVIVDNTLEICKFIEYVKKEKPTYAIEGHCPKLLDLELSKFLYLGINGDHTEHTMEEFKQRFENGMFVEIQAKSIEKELIDYIKENNLYEHFSFVTDDVMADTFLNEGHLNAVMKKAVKEGLRIEDAIYSATYTPARRMHLLDRGVLAPGKKADFLFVEDLENFEIKNTFIDGKEVYNSLEEKKYIPTSYKFPSDFYKSVHVKNIKKEDLNIPVQSREKEVMCRVIEVSDGSTRTKELIKPVPVKDGYLDWENSEYCLIAVFERHGKNGNVGFGLVTGDSIKEGAIATTYAHDHHNLMVIGKNAEDIVAAANRIIEIQGGICAVKDGNILSEVRLPVAGILSEKSVEELGKEVEELRNAMKTLGYKHYNPIMSFCTLSLPVSPALKITDKGLIDVTESKVVNLIV, encoded by the coding sequence ATGATACCTGGACTAATAGATATACATATGCATATAGAAAGTTCTATGATGACACCAGCACCATTTTGTCATCAGCTTGCAAAAAATGGAGTTACAACTATTGTAGCAGAGCCTCATGAGATAGCTAATGTTTTTGGAGATAGAGGAATATATGCTATGATAGAAGCAGAAAATAATATAGATACAAGTATATTTTATGGAATACCAAGCAGTGTTCCATCAACTTCAGAAGAATTAGAAACAACTGGAGCTATTATAGATTGCGAAGGAATGAAAAAAATTGCTGAAAATCCAAAAGTTATCTGTGTAGGAGAGGTAATGAACTACAGAAAAGTCATAGTTGATAATACTTTGGAAATATGCAAATTTATAGAGTATGTAAAAAAAGAAAAACCTACATATGCTATAGAGGGGCACTGTCCAAAACTTCTTGACCTTGAACTTTCAAAGTTTTTATATCTTGGAATAAATGGTGATCATACAGAGCATACAATGGAAGAATTTAAACAGAGATTTGAAAATGGTATGTTTGTTGAGATACAGGCAAAATCCATTGAGAAGGAACTTATAGATTACATTAAGGAAAATAATCTTTATGAGCATTTTTCTTTTGTAACTGATGATGTAATGGCAGATACTTTTCTTAATGAGGGGCATCTCAATGCTGTAATGAAAAAAGCTGTGAAAGAAGGTCTTAGAATAGAAGATGCTATATATTCAGCAACTTATACTCCTGCCAGAAGAATGCATCTTTTAGATAGAGGTGTTCTGGCTCCTGGAAAAAAAGCAGATTTCTTATTTGTAGAGGATTTGGAAAATTTTGAAATAAAAAATACTTTTATAGATGGTAAAGAGGTTTATAATTCTTTAGAAGAAAAAAAATATATTCCTACTTCTTATAAATTTCCATCAGATTTTTATAAGAGTGTCCATGTGAAAAATATTAAAAAAGAAGATTTAAATATTCCTGTGCAAAGCAGAGAAAAAGAAGTGATGTGCAGAGTTATAGAAGTAAGTGATGGAAGTACAAGAACTAAAGAGCTTATTAAACCGGTTCCTGTCAAAGATGGTTATCTTGATTGGGAAAATAGTGAATATTGCCTGATAGCTGTTTTTGAAAGACATGGTAAAAATGGAAATGTAGGATTTGGTTTGGTAACAGGAGATTCTATAAAAGAAGGAGCAATAGCCACAACATATGCTCATGATCATCATAATTTGATGGTAATAGGAAAAAATGCAGAAGATATAGTAGCAGCAGCTAATAGAATAATTGAAATTCAAGGTGGAATATGTGCTGTGAAAGATGGTAATATTTTAAGTGAAGTAAGACTGCCAGTAGCTGGAATATTATCTGAAAAAAGTGTAGAAGAACTAGGAAAGGAAGTAGAGGAATTAAGAAATGCTATGAAGACTCTTGGATATAAGCATTATAATCCTATAATGTCTTTTTGTACTTTATCTCTTCCAGTATCTCCAGCATTAAAAATAACTGATAAAGGTCTTATTGATGTAACTGAATCAAAAGTTGTAAATCTTATAGTATAA
- the pgpA gene encoding Phosphatidylglycerophosphatase A translates to MKEGCINFMDKNKKWVRDLGTWFGLGDMPKAPGTFGTLGGVPLFMILSYIRKFFPNNMVYNSFYFMFLITFFAVAVYVSDICEREIFKKKDPQNVVIDEVLGYLTTLFLINPVGVSQNIKAMVIAFIIFRFFDITKLGPIDKSQHFERGIGVVLDDFLAGIIGNFLMVCIWSIFF, encoded by the coding sequence ATGAAAGAGGGGTGTATTAATTTTATGGATAAAAATAAAAAATGGGTAAGAGATTTAGGAACATGGTTTGGGCTTGGAGATATGCCTAAAGCACCAGGAACATTTGGAACATTGGGTGGAGTGCCATTGTTTATGATTCTTTCCTATATAAGAAAATTTTTTCCAAATAATATGGTTTATAACTCTTTTTATTTTATGTTCTTAATAACTTTTTTTGCTGTAGCAGTATATGTTAGTGATATATGTGAAAGAGAAATATTTAAAAAGAAAGATCCTCAAAATGTAGTAATAGACGAAGTGCTGGGTTATTTAACTACTCTTTTTCTTATAAATCCAGTAGGAGTATCTCAAAATATAAAAGCTATGGTTATTGCATTTATTATATTTAGATTTTTTGATATAACAAAATTAGGACCTATTGATAAATCACAGCATTTTGAAAGGGGTATAGGTGTAGTACTAGATGATTTTTTAGCAGGTATAATTGGGAATTTTCTAATGGTATGTATTTGGAGCATATTTTTCTAA
- the coaE gene encoding Dephospho-CoA kinase translates to MIVGLTGGIASGKSTVSKFFKQLGLEVLDADELVKEVSQKEETINRIAEVFGKDILDSKGKIIREKLREKAFGNRELLKKLNEIIHPQVIEIFVKKKKETPQDSIVIFDIPLLYEAKMENLCDKIIVVYIKRELQVKRVIERDKNSRELAEKIIDAQMPLEDKVERADIIINNNSTLEDLKNHVNVVYCNLQKIKNVR, encoded by the coding sequence ATGATTGTCGGTCTGACAGGTGGAATAGCAAGTGGAAAATCTACAGTAAGCAAATTTTTTAAACAGTTAGGATTAGAAGTATTAGATGCTGATGAGCTTGTGAAAGAGGTCAGTCAAAAAGAAGAGACTATAAACAGAATAGCAGAAGTTTTTGGAAAAGATATTCTCGACAGTAAAGGAAAAATAATAAGGGAAAAATTGAGAGAAAAAGCTTTTGGGAACAGAGAGCTATTAAAGAAGCTAAATGAGATAATACACCCACAGGTAATAGAAATATTTGTAAAAAAGAAAAAGGAAACTCCACAGGATTCCATTGTTATTTTTGATATTCCACTATTATACGAAGCAAAAATGGAAAATTTATGTGACAAGATAATTGTAGTATATATAAAAAGAGAATTACAAGTAAAAAGAGTAATAGAAAGAGATAAAAACAGCAGGGAATTGGCAGAAAAAATAATAGATGCTCAAATGCCTTTAGAAGATAAAGTAGAAAGGGCAGATATCATAATAAATAATAATAGTACATTAGAAGATTTAAAAAATCATGTAAATGTGGTATACTGTAACTTGCAAAAAATAAAAAATGTGAGGTAA